The Prevotella melaninogenica ATCC 25845 genome includes a window with the following:
- a CDS encoding SusC/RagA family TonB-linked outer membrane protein translates to MRKGKILPVSVFLSCCSLTAFASSHVTSADNFGKNVVVAATKANTAKVLGTQQSSGDVKVTGTIVDNAGDPVIGATIRVKDSQHGTTTDLDGKFEIMTHKGATLIVSYIGMNTEEVKVSGDAPLNITLKAEAHQIEEVVVTALGIKRSEKALSYNVQKVGGENLTTVKNPNFMNSLSGKVAGVNINASSAGMGGAARVVMRGPKSITRSNQALYVIDGVPINNTSQGEISGGAFSSQPGSEGIADINPEDIESISVLSGPAAAALYGSAAAQGVIMITTKKGKEGKVSVTVSNSTQFANPFVMPEFQNSYVNRAGDVKSWGAKTPSVYGDYEPKDFFNTGTNVQNNVALTAGTDKNQTYISVGTTNAKGIIPNNSYDRYNFAFRNTTTFLHDKMTFDFNFNYIKEHDKNLTAQGQYFNPLTAVYLFPRGESFDAVRTYELYDVTRGINVQNWNFGDALSMQNPYWVANRMVRSNNRSRYMISASLKYKIFDWMDVVGRLRWDDAGTKQEDKRYASTTNLFAHSKYGFYGYDKVNDRSLYGDLMFNINKTLNDFSVSANLGGSFTRNKYNVTGFQGGLKAPSNLFTPNAIDYGSATADNRPIFTDHAHKINSLFANVELGWRSMLFMTVTGRNDWDSALDGTDNVSFFYPSVGMSAVISQMATLPSWISYMKVRGSWASVGSAISPNITSPWRYQYNPASGTYSTVTYKFPSNFRPERTNSWEAGLTSRFFNNALTLDVTVYQSNTRNQTFLRPITGSQGFSSEYVQTGNVRNRGIELSLGYGHTWGDFAWNTNFTYSANRNKIVELLDDPNEVINQGGLNGANIILKKGGTMGDLYMTSDFKRDAEGNVAIKDGNVSQVNLTNPSYRGSVLPKGNIGFSNDFSWKGFNFGFVVTARFGGIVMSQTQALMDAYGVSKASADARDKGGIAVNNGLVSAENYYAVVGGENPIWSEYIYSATNARIQEAHLAYTFPRRMLGGMELTLGLTANNLLMLYNKAPFDPEATASTGTYYQGFDYLMQPSLRTLGFNVKLKF, encoded by the coding sequence ATGAGAAAAGGAAAGATTCTACCAGTAAGTGTTTTCCTATCTTGCTGCTCTTTGACCGCTTTTGCCAGCAGTCATGTCACTTCGGCTGACAACTTTGGCAAGAACGTAGTCGTTGCTGCAACTAAGGCAAATACCGCAAAGGTATTGGGAACACAGCAATCAAGTGGTGACGTGAAGGTTACCGGAACTATCGTAGACAATGCTGGCGACCCAGTTATCGGTGCTACTATCCGCGTGAAGGATTCGCAGCATGGTACGACCACCGACCTCGATGGTAAGTTTGAGATTATGACCCATAAGGGTGCTACGCTTATTGTCAGCTATATCGGTATGAACACTGAGGAGGTGAAGGTTAGCGGTGATGCCCCATTGAACATCACTTTGAAGGCTGAGGCTCATCAGATTGAGGAAGTTGTGGTAACCGCTTTGGGTATCAAGCGTTCTGAGAAGGCGTTGAGCTATAACGTTCAGAAGGTAGGCGGTGAGAACCTTACAACGGTTAAGAACCCTAACTTCATGAATTCACTCTCTGGTAAGGTAGCCGGTGTGAACATCAATGCTTCTTCTGCTGGTATGGGTGGTGCAGCCCGCGTTGTGATGCGTGGTCCTAAGTCAATTACCCGTAGCAATCAGGCTTTGTATGTAATCGACGGTGTGCCAATCAACAACACCAGTCAGGGTGAGATTTCAGGTGGTGCGTTCAGTTCACAGCCGGGTTCAGAAGGTATTGCCGATATCAACCCAGAGGATATCGAGTCAATCAGCGTCCTCAGTGGTCCTGCTGCTGCTGCCCTCTACGGTTCAGCTGCTGCGCAGGGTGTCATCATGATTACCACGAAGAAGGGTAAGGAGGGCAAGGTAAGTGTGACTGTAAGTAACAGTACACAGTTTGCTAACCCATTCGTCATGCCAGAGTTCCAGAACTCTTACGTAAACCGTGCTGGCGACGTGAAGTCATGGGGTGCAAAGACTCCATCAGTCTATGGTGACTATGAGCCAAAGGACTTCTTCAATACAGGTACGAACGTTCAGAACAACGTAGCTCTGACTGCAGGTACGGACAAGAACCAGACCTATATCTCAGTAGGTACGACGAATGCAAAGGGTATCATTCCTAATAACAGCTACGACCGTTATAACTTTGCATTCCGCAATACAACAACGTTCTTGCACGACAAGATGACCTTCGACTTCAACTTCAATTACATCAAGGAGCATGATAAGAACTTGACAGCTCAGGGTCAGTACTTCAACCCATTGACCGCTGTTTATCTCTTCCCACGTGGTGAGAGCTTCGACGCTGTTCGTACATACGAACTTTACGATGTGACAAGAGGTATCAATGTTCAGAACTGGAACTTCGGTGATGCATTGAGTATGCAGAACCCATATTGGGTAGCCAACCGCATGGTTCGTTCAAACAACCGTAGCCGTTACATGATCAGTGCAAGTCTTAAGTATAAGATTTTCGACTGGATGGACGTTGTGGGTCGTTTGCGTTGGGACGATGCAGGTACAAAGCAGGAAGACAAGCGTTACGCTTCAACAACCAACCTCTTTGCTCACTCAAAGTATGGTTTCTATGGTTATGACAAGGTGAATGACCGTTCACTCTATGGCGACTTGATGTTCAATATCAACAAGACATTGAACGACTTCTCAGTATCAGCCAACCTCGGTGGTTCGTTCACACGTAACAAGTATAACGTAACAGGTTTCCAAGGTGGTTTGAAGGCACCATCTAACTTGTTCACTCCAAACGCAATCGATTACGGTTCAGCAACCGCTGACAACCGTCCAATCTTCACAGACCATGCACACAAGATTAACTCACTCTTCGCTAACGTAGAGTTGGGCTGGCGCAGTATGCTGTTTATGACTGTAACAGGTCGTAACGATTGGGATTCAGCTTTGGACGGTACCGACAATGTATCCTTCTTCTATCCATCAGTGGGTATGTCAGCAGTTATCTCTCAGATGGCAACACTTCCATCATGGATTAGCTACATGAAGGTGCGTGGTTCATGGGCATCAGTAGGTTCAGCTATTTCTCCAAACATCACCTCACCATGGCGTTATCAGTATAACCCAGCGTCAGGTACTTATAGCACCGTAACTTATAAGTTCCCATCAAACTTCCGTCCAGAGCGTACGAACTCTTGGGAGGCAGGTTTGACATCACGTTTCTTCAATAATGCACTTACTTTGGATGTTACAGTTTATCAGTCTAACACTCGCAACCAGACCTTCCTTCGTCCTATCACAGGTAGTCAGGGATTCTCTTCTGAGTATGTACAGACCGGTAACGTAAGAAACCGTGGTATTGAGCTTTCATTGGGTTACGGCCATACATGGGGCGACTTCGCATGGAACACTAACTTCACTTACAGTGCTAACCGCAACAAGATTGTTGAGTTGCTCGACGATCCTAACGAGGTTATCAACCAAGGTGGTTTGAATGGTGCTAACATCATCCTTAAGAAGGGCGGTACGATGGGCGACCTCTATATGACCAGTGACTTCAAGCGCGACGCAGAAGGCAATGTCGCTATCAAGGATGGTAACGTATCACAGGTGAACCTTACCAACCCATCTTATCGTGGTTCAGTACTTCCAAAGGGTAACATCGGTTTCTCTAACGACTTCTCTTGGAAGGGCTTTAACTTCGGATTCGTTGTTACCGCACGTTTCGGTGGTATCGTAATGTCACAGACACAGGCGTTGATGGATGCTTACGGTGTATCAAAGGCATCTGCTGATGCACGCGACAAGGGCGGTATCGCAGTAAACAATGGATTGGTATCAGCTGAAAACTACTATGCCGTAGTAGGTGGTGAGAACCCAATCTGGTCAGAGTATATCTACAGTGCCACCAACGCACGTATCCAGGAGGCACACCTCGCTTACACCTTCCCACGTCGAATGTTGGGCGGTATGGAGCTGACACTCGGTTTGACTGCTAACAACCTCCTCATGCTTTACAACAAGGCACCATTCGATCCAGAGGCAACAGCATCAACAGGTACCTACTATCAGGGCTTCGACTATCTCATGCAGCCAAGCCTTCGCACACTTGGTTTCAACGTGAAGCTGAAATTCTAA